One window of the Bradyrhizobium sp. NP1 genome contains the following:
- a CDS encoding ABC transporter substrate-binding protein, whose translation MRAERACGPFVRLRQAAFILLSAASVALALPARGVAAEPGVSDKEIKIGVLGSLTGPFAIFGTGNLAGATIAFEEANAAGGINGRKLEWISLDDESSPPKGIAAYKRLVEQEKVFAVFGPASSAIGQALVPTLKSSTTPTFVSVFSTPAVTEPPIPILFRTGPMNDRQQGTAIANYVVDHLGAKKIALISQSDEYGKRGGESITSRLSERKIELASSEVFNISDTDFTAQLSRTIAANPDVLIVYGYPNPSAIITRQAKQLGLKAKIMGANSAGSRAYPKIVGEAAAGTQNILTLKVLPEGDDPAAVKFAKTFEQRFPDLARQGRPDLGDVLGYGGGQVFIEALRRAGPELTQQGFIKALESLKNFENPLILPTTFSATEREGNQSAKVVEIQSDLSRKILPVVVRAEGAGK comes from the coding sequence ATGAGAGCGGAACGAGCGTGTGGTCCTTTCGTGAGGCTGAGACAGGCGGCCTTTATCCTGCTGTCGGCGGCTTCGGTCGCGCTGGCGCTGCCGGCGCGCGGCGTCGCGGCGGAGCCGGGCGTGAGCGACAAGGAGATCAAGATCGGCGTCCTCGGCAGCCTGACCGGGCCGTTCGCGATCTTCGGAACCGGCAATCTCGCGGGCGCCACCATCGCCTTCGAGGAGGCGAACGCCGCCGGCGGCATCAACGGCCGCAAGCTCGAATGGATTTCGCTCGACGATGAATCCTCGCCGCCAAAGGGGATTGCGGCCTACAAGCGGCTGGTCGAGCAGGAGAAGGTGTTCGCGGTGTTCGGGCCGGCGTCGAGCGCGATCGGGCAGGCGCTGGTGCCGACCTTGAAGAGCTCCACCACGCCGACCTTCGTATCGGTGTTCTCGACGCCCGCCGTCACCGAGCCGCCGATTCCGATCCTGTTCCGCACCGGCCCGATGAACGACCGCCAGCAGGGCACGGCGATCGCCAACTATGTGGTCGATCACCTCGGCGCCAAGAAGATCGCGTTGATCAGCCAGTCTGACGAATACGGCAAGCGCGGCGGCGAGAGCATCACGAGCCGGCTTAGCGAGCGCAAGATCGAGCTTGCGAGCAGCGAGGTCTTCAACATCTCCGACACCGATTTCACCGCGCAGCTCAGCCGCACGATTGCGGCCAATCCCGACGTGCTGATCGTCTACGGCTATCCCAACCCGTCGGCCATCATCACGCGCCAGGCCAAGCAGCTCGGGCTGAAGGCCAAGATCATGGGCGCCAATTCCGCCGGCAGCCGCGCCTATCCGAAGATCGTCGGCGAAGCCGCCGCCGGCACCCAGAACATCCTGACCCTGAAGGTGCTGCCCGAGGGCGACGATCCGGCCGCGGTGAAGTTCGCAAAGACTTTCGAGCAGCGTTTCCCCGATCTCGCGCGCCAGGGACGGCCCGATCTCGGCGACGTGCTCGGCTATGGCGGCGGGCAGGTCTTTATCGAGGCGTTGCGGCGGGCCGGACCCGAGCTCACCCAGCAGGGCTTCATCAAGGCGCTGGAGTCGCTGAAGAACTTCGAGAACCCGCTGATCCTGCCGACGACGTTCAGCGCCACCGAGCGCGAAGGCAACCAGTCGGCCAAGGTCGTCGAGATCCAGAGCGATCTGTCCCGCAAGATCCTGCCGGTGGTGGTGCGGGCCGAAGGCGCGGGCAAGTGA
- a CDS encoding MaoC/PaaZ C-terminal domain-containing protein, with translation MSALPQIFADDLRIGQTFSGEPRVIGDEQFADFARMTGDDHPIHYDDAYAKKTRYGKRLAHGLLVTSMTALGATAMSHQIEDAMVAFVEHGMRFLKPVFVGDTVKSEFEVASIARKEGRDKALVRFNVRLVNGRGETVLEGFHVYLLALRPPAAGPSHAA, from the coding sequence GTGAGCGCGCTGCCGCAAATCTTCGCCGACGATCTGCGGATAGGGCAGACCTTCTCCGGCGAGCCGCGCGTGATCGGCGACGAGCAGTTCGCCGATTTCGCCCGGATGACCGGGGACGATCATCCGATCCATTACGATGACGCCTATGCGAAGAAGACGCGCTACGGCAAGCGGCTTGCGCATGGCCTGCTGGTGACGTCGATGACTGCGCTCGGGGCGACCGCGATGTCGCATCAGATCGAGGATGCCATGGTCGCCTTCGTCGAGCACGGCATGCGCTTTCTCAAGCCGGTCTTCGTCGGCGATACCGTGAAAAGCGAGTTCGAGGTCGCATCGATCGCGCGCAAGGAAGGCCGCGACAAGGCGCTGGTGCGCTTCAACGTCCGTCTCGTGAATGGCCGCGGCGAAACCGTCCTTGAAGGTTTCCACGTCTACCTGCTTGCGCTGCGGCCACCAGCCGCCGGACCGTCCCATGCCGCCTGA
- a CDS encoding AMP-binding protein, whose product MPPDAYADAVQSFRWSAIHEALGWKPGEKVSLGHSIVDRHAQSGRVALIAVGRGGRERRFTYQDLSEASNRFANLLTRLGVRAGDRVAGLMPRGVDVLVTIIGTLKVGAIYVPVFTGFGSDAIRFRLDHCAAKVLVTHHAVKGHLPDGITAQVICVAGEDAALPSGWIDFHRALRAEAAEFAAVPCDRGDIAALIYTSGSTGPPKGGAIAVNFLGAIWPYMVYGLDFRPDDVFWPTGDPGWGYGFVCYLGALAAGGTVVSVEENPSAELCLAILERYRVTNLATTPTLLRSLLVLDEDALSRASIALRAISSCGEPLNAKVVDAFHRLWNLTPMDHFGATEFAIPIGNFNAIAMPVKAGSMGRPFPGFRMAIIDETGRELPAGEVGLIGKKPDPDCLYWSNYWNDPAATRELVHNGWIATGDLGRKDGEGYFWFEGRAGDMIKSAGYRIGPFEIESALLKHPAVAEAAVVGKPDELRGEIVKAFVVLRPGISGSDELSEALVRLVKDMVGRHQYPRLIEYVDALPKTETGKIQRFALRARP is encoded by the coding sequence ATGCCGCCTGATGCTTACGCCGACGCCGTGCAGTCGTTCCGCTGGAGCGCCATCCACGAGGCGCTCGGTTGGAAGCCGGGCGAGAAGGTTTCGCTCGGCCATTCCATCGTTGATCGCCACGCGCAAAGCGGGCGTGTCGCGCTGATCGCGGTCGGCAGGGGCGGGCGCGAGCGGCGTTTCACGTACCAGGACCTTTCGGAAGCGAGCAACCGCTTCGCCAATCTCTTGACGCGGCTTGGCGTCAGGGCCGGCGATCGCGTCGCTGGATTGATGCCGCGTGGCGTCGACGTGCTGGTCACGATCATCGGCACGCTGAAGGTCGGCGCGATCTACGTGCCCGTCTTCACCGGCTTCGGCTCGGACGCGATCCGCTTCCGTCTCGATCATTGCGCGGCGAAAGTCCTCGTCACGCACCACGCGGTGAAGGGACACCTGCCTGATGGCATCACGGCGCAGGTGATTTGTGTCGCTGGCGAGGACGCGGCGCTGCCTTCGGGCTGGATCGATTTTCATCGCGCGCTGCGGGCGGAGGCTGCGGAATTCGCCGCGGTGCCTTGCGACCGCGGCGACATCGCCGCGCTGATCTACACCTCCGGTTCGACCGGTCCGCCGAAGGGTGGCGCGATCGCGGTGAATTTTCTCGGCGCGATCTGGCCCTACATGGTCTATGGCCTCGACTTCCGTCCCGATGACGTGTTCTGGCCGACCGGCGATCCCGGCTGGGGTTATGGCTTCGTGTGCTATCTCGGCGCACTGGCGGCAGGCGGCACCGTGGTCTCGGTCGAGGAGAATCCGTCCGCGGAGCTCTGTCTCGCCATCCTCGAGCGCTATCGCGTCACCAACCTCGCCACCACGCCGACGCTGTTGCGCAGCCTGCTGGTGCTGGACGAGGACGCGCTCAGCCGCGCGTCGATCGCCTTGCGGGCGATATCGAGCTGCGGCGAGCCGCTCAATGCCAAGGTCGTCGACGCCTTCCACCGGCTCTGGAATCTGACACCGATGGATCATTTCGGCGCCACCGAATTCGCGATCCCGATCGGCAATTTCAACGCCATCGCGATGCCGGTGAAGGCGGGCTCGATGGGCCGGCCGTTTCCCGGCTTCCGCATGGCCATCATCGACGAGACCGGCCGCGAGCTGCCGGCCGGCGAGGTCGGCCTGATCGGCAAGAAACCCGATCCGGATTGCCTTTATTGGTCGAACTACTGGAACGATCCGGCGGCCACGCGCGAGCTGGTCCACAACGGCTGGATTGCGACCGGCGATCTCGGCCGCAAGGACGGCGAGGGCTATTTCTGGTTCGAGGGCCGCGCCGGCGACATGATCAAGAGCGCCGGCTATCGCATCGGCCCGTTCGAGATCGAGAGCGCGCTGCTGAAGCACCCGGCCGTGGCGGAGGCCGCCGTCGTCGGCAAGCCGGACGAGCTGCGCGGCGAGATCGTGAAGGCCTTCGTGGTGCTGCGGCCGGGCATCTCCGGCAGCGATGAATTGTCCGAAGCGCTGGTCCGCCTCGTCAAGGATATGGTGGGCCGCCACCAATATCCGCGCCTGATCGAATATGTCGATGCCTTGCCGAAGACCGAGACCGGCAAGATCCAGCGTTTTGCCTTGCGTGCACGCCCTTGA
- a CDS encoding RidA family protein, whose amino-acid sequence MATYQPIFPNDKWPARYTFSPAVRVGNLIFLSGTTGTDDAGNIVGPGDIVAQTRRIFEKFELILKSAGASLANIVETTDYFLSLEDYNKTAALRRELFKGPPWPAATGVVVSGLIREGALIEIKGIAAV is encoded by the coding sequence ATGGCGACCTATCAGCCGATTTTCCCGAACGACAAATGGCCCGCGCGGTATACGTTCTCACCGGCGGTGCGCGTCGGCAACCTGATCTTCCTGTCGGGCACCACCGGCACCGACGATGCCGGCAATATCGTCGGCCCCGGCGACATCGTGGCGCAGACGAGGCGCATCTTCGAGAAATTCGAGTTGATCCTGAAAAGCGCCGGCGCAAGCCTTGCCAACATCGTCGAGACCACGGACTACTTTCTGTCGCTCGAGGACTACAACAAGACCGCGGCGCTGCGCCGCGAGCTGTTCAAGGGACCGCCGTGGCCCGCCGCGACCGGCGTCGTCGTCAGCGGCCTCATTCGCGAGGGCGCCCTGATCGAGATCAAGGGCATCGCGGCGGTGTAG
- a CDS encoding branched-chain amino acid ABC transporter permease — MLAQVLVSSATAGAVYALIALGFVLIHKGTGVVHFGYGDQVTFGAYLALMAQVLIGLPFWASVIAALLLSVLMGAVIYGGFMWPLRNASLLSRIIASLALGTVMREFLRAYMGPNAWPFPFLLSQTSVPVGGILVVPANLAIVGVSVLVLGLLFLLFEKTVYGKAIMAACDNQVGASIVGIRVSQVFLMIWVIASVLATVAGILVAPVLTLSPDMGLIGIKGFTAAVLGGFNSLAGAVCGGILLGVLEALGGTYVSTALKDMISYGILIAIILARPQGLLGVLAIKKV; from the coding sequence ATGCTTGCGCAGGTCCTGGTCAGTTCGGCGACGGCGGGCGCGGTCTACGCGCTGATCGCGCTCGGCTTCGTGCTGATCCACAAGGGCACCGGCGTTGTTCACTTCGGCTATGGCGACCAGGTGACGTTCGGCGCCTATCTCGCGCTGATGGCGCAGGTCCTGATCGGCCTGCCGTTCTGGGCTTCGGTGATTGCGGCGCTGCTGCTGTCGGTGCTGATGGGCGCGGTGATCTATGGCGGCTTCATGTGGCCGCTGCGCAATGCATCGCTGTTGTCGCGGATCATCGCGAGTCTGGCGCTCGGCACCGTGATGCGCGAATTCCTGCGCGCCTATATGGGGCCGAACGCCTGGCCGTTCCCGTTCCTGCTATCGCAGACCTCGGTCCCGGTCGGCGGAATCCTGGTGGTGCCGGCCAATCTCGCGATTGTCGGCGTCTCGGTGCTCGTGCTTGGCCTGCTGTTCCTGCTGTTCGAGAAGACCGTCTACGGTAAGGCGATCATGGCGGCCTGCGACAACCAGGTCGGAGCCAGCATCGTCGGCATCCGCGTGTCCCAGGTGTTCCTGATGATCTGGGTGATCGCCTCGGTGCTCGCGACCGTGGCAGGCATCTTGGTCGCGCCGGTGCTCACGCTGTCGCCCGACATGGGCCTGATCGGCATCAAGGGTTTTACGGCGGCGGTGCTCGGCGGCTTCAACAGCCTGGCCGGCGCGGTCTGCGGCGGCATCCTGCTCGGCGTTCTCGAAGCACTCGGCGGCACCTATGTGTCGACCGCGCTGAAGGACATGATCAGCTACGGCATCCTGATCGCGATCATCCTGGCGCGTCCGCAAGGTCTGCTCGGTGTGCTCGCGATCAAGAAGGTGTAA
- a CDS encoding branched-chain amino acid ABC transporter permease, whose translation MTVRIVLGAAGLVLFLAAPHVLPEFRLFQICLIAATALVVLGQIVVTGFAGQISLAQSAFVGLGGYGPAILAAAWGLPLWLGIPATAAVVGAGGFVLGQMTLRVSGHYLALATLAFTAIVQLALVHSDLLTGGAAGMAVPAFQIFGIILSKGGELYYLVLPVTVVLFLATGNVMRSRFGRGLAALRQSETAAEAMGLNVRRYKAAAFAASGFLGAIGGALLALLSTYLDPSQFGITQSIYYLAIAVVGGMLSPLGIIVASAIFVFIPEWLQAFQSYLGLVFALLLLGFIVLRPEGLASLRPSALRLNLTRSGEGPR comes from the coding sequence ATGACCGTGCGCATCGTCCTCGGCGCGGCAGGGCTGGTGCTGTTCCTCGCGGCGCCGCATGTTCTGCCGGAATTCCGCCTGTTCCAGATCTGCCTGATCGCCGCGACAGCACTGGTCGTGCTCGGCCAGATCGTGGTGACCGGGTTCGCCGGGCAGATCTCGCTCGCGCAATCGGCCTTCGTCGGGCTCGGCGGATATGGTCCGGCGATCCTTGCCGCCGCCTGGGGACTGCCGCTCTGGCTCGGCATTCCCGCAACCGCTGCGGTCGTCGGCGCCGGCGGCTTTGTGCTCGGCCAGATGACGCTGCGGGTGTCCGGCCATTATCTCGCGCTCGCGACGCTGGCGTTCACCGCGATCGTGCAGCTCGCGCTTGTTCATTCCGACCTCCTCACCGGCGGCGCCGCCGGCATGGCGGTGCCGGCATTCCAGATCTTCGGTATCATCTTGAGCAAGGGCGGCGAGCTCTATTATCTGGTGCTGCCGGTCACGGTCGTGCTGTTCCTGGCGACCGGCAACGTCATGCGCTCGCGGTTCGGCCGCGGGCTCGCGGCGCTGCGGCAGAGCGAGACCGCGGCGGAAGCGATGGGGCTCAACGTGCGCCGCTACAAGGCCGCGGCCTTCGCGGCGAGCGGCTTTCTCGGCGCGATCGGCGGCGCGCTGCTGGCGCTATTGTCGACCTATCTCGATCCCTCGCAATTCGGCATCACGCAGTCGATCTATTATCTTGCGATCGCGGTCGTCGGCGGCATGCTGTCGCCGCTCGGCATCATCGTCGCGAGCGCGATTTTCGTCTTCATTCCGGAATGGCTGCAGGCCTTCCAGTCCTATCTCGGCCTCGTCTTTGCGCTGCTTCTGCTCGGCTTCATCGTGTTGCGGCCCGAGGGGCTTGCCAGCCTGCGCCCGTCCGCGCTCCGCCTCAACCTGACGCGATCGGGTGAGGGGCCGCGATGA
- a CDS encoding ABC transporter ATP-binding protein, with amino-acid sequence MSEPLLSVTDVTVRFGGIVALNGVSLDVAPGAIQAVIGPNGAGKSTLLNVITGLYRASAGAISFAGLRIDGSPPHLVSCRGIARTFQNTELFGEMSAAENVMVGSDRHHAYGLESAAAHGGAYRRRETEARREAEDLLALVGLRDQADTAASALPFGSQRRLEIARALATRPRLLLLDEPAAGLRAAEVEDLIRILLKLRAERGLTILVIDHVMALVMAISDRISVLNFGRKIADGDPASVRKSPEVIRAYLGEKAAHAFGA; translated from the coding sequence ATGAGCGAACCGCTGCTCAGCGTCACCGACGTCACTGTCCGGTTCGGCGGCATCGTTGCGCTGAATGGCGTCTCGCTCGACGTCGCACCCGGCGCGATCCAGGCCGTGATCGGGCCGAACGGCGCGGGCAAGAGCACGCTGCTCAATGTCATCACCGGACTTTATCGTGCGAGCGCCGGTGCGATCTCCTTCGCAGGGTTGCGCATCGACGGCTCCCCGCCCCATCTCGTGTCGTGCAGGGGCATTGCCCGCACCTTCCAGAACACCGAGCTGTTCGGCGAGATGAGCGCGGCGGAGAACGTCATGGTGGGGTCGGACCGCCACCATGCCTATGGGCTGGAGAGTGCCGCGGCGCATGGCGGCGCTTATCGGCGGCGCGAGACCGAAGCGCGGCGCGAAGCGGAAGATCTGCTGGCGCTGGTGGGCCTGCGGGATCAGGCCGACACGGCCGCCTCGGCGTTGCCGTTCGGCAGCCAGCGGCGGCTCGAAATCGCCCGCGCACTCGCCACCCGTCCAAGGCTGCTGCTGCTCGACGAGCCTGCGGCAGGCCTGCGCGCGGCGGAGGTCGAGGACCTCATCCGTATTCTGCTCAAGCTGCGCGCCGAGCGCGGGCTGACCATCCTCGTGATCGATCACGTGATGGCGCTGGTGATGGCGATCTCGGACCGTATCAGCGTGCTCAATTTCGGCCGCAAGATCGCTGACGGCGATCCGGCTTCCGTGCGCAAGTCGCCCGAGGTGATCCGGGCGTATCTCGGGGAGAAGGCGGCGCATGCTTTCGGTGCGTGA
- a CDS encoding ABC transporter ATP-binding protein, translating to MLSVRDLHAGYGKKSVLHGVSIQVPRGAIVALLGANGAGKSTLLKTMVGLLPRSAGTIELDGAPLANATPDRALKAGVALVPEQRELFRSLSVADNLRLGAFLRSDSKAIQADQARLLDAFPILRERAAQPVRSLSGGEQQMLAIARALMGRPSILLLDEPSLGLAPKIVEEIFAIIGRISADGTAVLVVEQNAALALDVAQYGYVLDLGRITLEGSAEMLRQSPVVQSSYL from the coding sequence ATGCTTTCGGTGCGTGACCTCCACGCCGGCTACGGCAAGAAGAGCGTGCTGCATGGCGTTTCCATTCAGGTGCCGCGCGGCGCCATCGTCGCGTTGCTGGGCGCCAATGGCGCCGGCAAATCCACGCTCTTGAAGACGATGGTCGGCCTGCTGCCGCGGTCGGCGGGCACGATCGAGCTCGACGGCGCTCCGCTTGCCAATGCGACGCCGGACCGGGCGCTGAAGGCGGGCGTGGCGCTCGTCCCCGAGCAGCGCGAGCTGTTCCGAAGCTTGAGCGTGGCAGACAATCTCCGGCTCGGCGCCTTCCTGCGCAGCGACAGCAAGGCAATCCAGGCGGATCAGGCGCGTCTGCTCGACGCGTTTCCGATCCTGCGCGAACGCGCCGCGCAGCCGGTGCGCAGCCTGTCGGGCGGCGAACAGCAGATGCTGGCGATCGCGCGCGCGTTGATGGGGCGGCCGTCCATTCTGCTGCTGGACGAGCCGTCGCTCGGGCTGGCACCGAAGATCGTCGAGGAGATCTTCGCGATCATCGGACGGATCAGCGCCGACGGCACCGCGGTGCTCGTCGTCGAGCAGAACGCCGCGCTCGCGCTCGACGTCGCGCAATATGGCTATGTGCTCGATCTCGGCCGGATCACGCTGGAGGGCAGCGCCGAGATGCTGCGGCAGTCGCCGGTCGTGCAATCGTCTTATCTCTAG
- a CDS encoding AraC family transcriptional regulator → MVPDPKTIVGSRDRIAVLNLEGDVVEHAHPQAQVMIKIDGPDRLIVVAGRRYVLAEDTMIILPPWVAHAGMATAAQSSSVLSINAGVPARATGAASRDTVVCKALDPRQRRTANEIRDRLVRGHSSVGDADEMLESFSEACSCGYDPSPNGTIDFRIRKVVDHISRAPADAQSVAAWIDVAGLSRQHFFQLFREYIGVTPRLYANSIRLERALDRLSRSTTPIHQLSQSLGFRAPSHFTRFFVDNFGSTPRAYRRGSYVVAD, encoded by the coding sequence ATGGTGCCGGACCCAAAAACAATCGTCGGCAGTCGGGACCGCATTGCGGTGCTCAATCTCGAGGGGGACGTCGTCGAGCACGCTCATCCGCAGGCTCAAGTTATGATCAAGATCGACGGTCCCGATCGCCTCATCGTCGTCGCGGGTCGGCGATATGTGCTGGCCGAGGATACGATGATCATTTTGCCGCCATGGGTTGCCCACGCGGGCATGGCAACCGCGGCCCAAAGCTCGAGCGTGCTTTCGATCAACGCCGGCGTTCCGGCCCGGGCGACGGGCGCGGCGAGCCGTGACACTGTTGTTTGCAAGGCGCTCGATCCCCGGCAGCGCCGAACGGCCAACGAAATCAGGGATCGCCTCGTGCGCGGACATTCTTCGGTCGGGGACGCAGATGAAATGCTGGAGTCGTTTTCCGAGGCATGTTCTTGCGGCTATGACCCGAGCCCGAACGGCACAATCGACTTCCGCATCCGCAAGGTCGTCGACCATATCAGCAGGGCACCGGCAGATGCGCAAAGCGTTGCGGCCTGGATCGATGTCGCCGGGCTATCGAGACAACATTTCTTTCAGCTGTTTCGCGAGTACATCGGCGTCACGCCCCGCCTGTATGCCAACTCGATCAGGCTCGAGCGGGCCCTGGATCGGCTGAGCCGAAGCACGACCCCGATTCACCAGCTCTCGCAGTCCCTCGGCTTCCGGGCACCAAGCCATTTCACGCGCTTCTTCGTCGACAATTTCGGCAGTACGCCGCGTGCCTACCGCCGCGGGTCGTACGTCGTTGCGGACTGA
- a CDS encoding class II aldolase/adducin family protein produces the protein MNIATKQRTPAQAIPGAAELEARRQLAACYRMFARRNMDDLIYTHLSARLPGRENRFLFIPFGMLFEEVTASNLMEVDLEGNDVANSGQAVNPAGWIVHRVVYEAVPAAQSVMHLHTICGTAVSAQKAGLLPINQFAVTYSGKIGYHDYDGPGLRPEEQKQFIADLGDRPMMFLRNHGTLALGRSIAEAFTLMHYLERTCEIQIMAQSGGAELALPRQDIIDTTVATAQGVGDRSFGDVGFRAMLRKMDRDDPSYRV, from the coding sequence ATGAACATTGCCACCAAGCAGCGGACTCCAGCCCAAGCCATTCCGGGGGCAGCCGAACTTGAGGCGCGCAGGCAACTGGCCGCCTGTTACCGGATGTTTGCACGGCGCAACATGGACGATCTGATCTATACGCACCTTTCGGCCCGTCTTCCCGGCCGGGAGAACCGGTTCCTGTTCATCCCGTTCGGAATGTTGTTCGAGGAGGTCACGGCCTCCAATCTGATGGAGGTCGATCTCGAGGGAAACGACGTGGCCAATAGCGGGCAGGCCGTGAATCCGGCCGGATGGATCGTGCACCGTGTCGTCTACGAGGCGGTCCCCGCAGCGCAATCCGTCATGCATCTGCACACGATCTGCGGCACCGCTGTGTCGGCGCAGAAGGCTGGACTGCTGCCAATCAATCAGTTCGCCGTCACCTACAGCGGGAAGATCGGCTATCACGACTACGATGGTCCGGGTCTCCGTCCGGAAGAGCAGAAGCAATTTATCGCTGATCTCGGCGACAGGCCGATGATGTTCCTGCGCAACCACGGCACACTTGCGCTCGGCCGCAGCATCGCCGAGGCCTTTACGCTCATGCATTATCTGGAGCGTACCTGCGAAATTCAGATCATGGCCCAGTCCGGTGGTGCCGAGCTCGCCCTGCCACGCCAGGACATCATCGATACGACCGTGGCGACCGCGCAAGGCGTCGGTGATCGCAGCTTCGGTGATGTTGGCTTCCGCGCGATGTTGCGGAAGATGGACAGGGACGATCCATCCTACCGGGTATGA
- a CDS encoding ABC transporter substrate-binding protein, translating to MYYAKKLGWYSDANLEVSLEPGKGSVGVLQSVSTGLSQIGLADMGVAIGARGKGAKVVAIMNIYANTALGMYWLRSSGISDVRDFAGKKIGVPPGDAQRALWPALAARNGIDPNTVTWVNIDPNGKLPALKAHAIDITTNFYNLHHIMSRELGSDMGYLSWAKAGINPYGLTIFVNEDFLKTNEDAVARFVKVTQRAYGACVSSPEPCVSALIDSVSGLKPDNELVNWKLTMQLMSDEISRSRALGYLDPARMQSDYDLVAKYLGVASPFEVNTMFTNRFLDSSIKMIEISN from the coding sequence ATGTATTACGCAAAGAAACTGGGCTGGTACAGCGACGCAAATCTCGAGGTCAGCCTCGAGCCTGGCAAGGGCTCGGTCGGCGTCTTGCAGAGCGTCTCCACCGGCCTGTCGCAGATCGGTCTCGCCGACATGGGCGTGGCGATCGGGGCGCGCGGCAAGGGCGCCAAGGTCGTGGCCATCATGAACATCTACGCAAATACGGCGCTTGGCATGTACTGGCTCAGGAGCAGCGGGATCAGCGATGTCAGGGATTTCGCTGGCAAGAAGATCGGCGTGCCGCCCGGCGACGCGCAGCGAGCGCTCTGGCCTGCACTCGCCGCCAGGAACGGTATCGATCCCAACACCGTCACATGGGTGAACATCGATCCGAACGGAAAGCTGCCGGCGCTGAAGGCGCACGCGATCGATATCACGACGAATTTCTACAATCTGCACCACATCATGTCGCGCGAGCTTGGTTCCGACATGGGCTATCTGTCCTGGGCCAAGGCCGGCATCAATCCGTACGGACTTACGATCTTCGTCAACGAGGATTTCCTGAAGACAAACGAGGACGCAGTTGCGCGTTTCGTCAAGGTGACGCAGCGCGCTTATGGGGCTTGCGTGTCCTCACCGGAACCATGCGTCAGTGCGCTCATCGATTCCGTGAGCGGCCTGAAACCCGACAATGAGCTGGTCAACTGGAAGCTGACGATGCAATTGATGAGCGACGAGATTTCGCGCTCCAGGGCCCTCGGCTATCTGGATCCTGCCCGCATGCAGTCGGACTACGACCTGGTGGCAAAATATCTCGGCGTTGCATCGCCCTTTGAAGTGAACACGATGTTCACGAACCGCTTTCTCGATTCCTCGATCAAGATGATCGAGATCTCCAACTGA
- a CDS encoding alpha/beta fold hydrolase yields the protein MRPIVGLKSRRRFLQINGASLAVDIRGTGQPIIFLHGLGSTHTVWEPQIRALSASYQVIRYDLRGAGRSPLTGTLSIEGWVSDLVALMDAQKLRKARFVGHSLGTLILQHFACQFPEKVISLALIGVNRAPTEQRRQAVRERVAKVRAEGITAIADAVVRGGLSPHTYEHRPEIVGFVRELLLGQSRDGYAACCEAMAAANAADIARIECPVLVLSGSDDAVSPPANGEGFARELRNAEFLLVDQCGHWQPIEQPAAVNSALNAFFTRS from the coding sequence TTGCGGCCGATCGTCGGCTTGAAGTCACGGAGGCGGTTCTTGCAAATAAACGGTGCGTCGTTGGCTGTTGACATACGCGGGACCGGACAGCCGATCATCTTCCTTCATGGACTTGGCAGTACGCACACCGTCTGGGAACCGCAGATTCGCGCGCTGTCGGCCTCGTACCAGGTCATTCGCTACGACCTTCGCGGCGCCGGGCGCTCGCCGCTGACCGGCACTCTGTCGATCGAGGGCTGGGTCTCCGATCTCGTTGCTTTGATGGACGCGCAAAAGCTTCGTAAAGCGCGCTTTGTCGGGCACTCGCTGGGCACGCTCATTCTGCAGCATTTCGCCTGCCAGTTTCCCGAGAAGGTCATCAGCCTCGCGTTGATCGGGGTAAATCGAGCGCCGACCGAGCAGCGGCGTCAGGCCGTCCGCGAGCGCGTCGCCAAGGTCCGCGCCGAGGGCATCACAGCGATTGCCGATGCGGTCGTCAGAGGCGGGCTCTCGCCGCATACCTATGAGCACAGGCCCGAAATCGTCGGCTTCGTGCGAGAGCTTCTGCTCGGCCAAAGCCGCGACGGCTATGCGGCCTGCTGCGAGGCCATGGCGGCCGCGAACGCGGCCGATATCGCCAGAATCGAATGTCCCGTCCTGGTGCTCTCGGGGAGCGACGACGCCGTGAGCCCGCCGGCGAACGGCGAGGGCTTCGCGCGCGAACTCCGCAATGCCGAATTCCTGCTCGTCGATCAATGCGGGCACTGGCAACCGATCGAGCAGCCGGCAGCCGTCAATTCCGCTCTGAATGCGTTCTTCACCAGAAGCTGA